DNA sequence from the Raphanus sativus cultivar WK10039 unplaced genomic scaffold, ASM80110v3 Scaffold4003, whole genome shotgun sequence genome:
AGACATAAGATATGCTTTCACTCTAACATTTAGTATTGTACATATGGCCTCTTCTTTTCATCATAAGCtctgtttgtttctttctctctctttggtTGTGATCTCTAAGCTTCACTCAAGAGTGTTCAGTGGATTTTTCTAAATGAGGTTGCTTTCGCTTCTGCAGAGTTGCCCGCGAAAAGAAAGAGAGTCGCAGGCATTTGGCAGAGAAAATAACGCCAAAGAAATCACGAAAAATTGAATCTTTCGAAGAAGAAGAGgccgaggaagaagaagaagaagaagaccctGAGGCTCTTGCAAACAAGGGGTTCCTTTCCAAAGACGTCATTGACTTCCTTGCAGAACGGGAGAAGTATTTTTAATTCTTTGATCTCTCTTTTTAGTTAAGCCATATAGAAACACTTTCCACTAGAAACCAAAATTAACAATGTCTTCTCATGTACAGGCCGAAAAACAGTTCtgattttgaagaagaagaagaggagaccAACAAAGAACACCCGAGAAAGAAAAAGCTTAAGAGCTCAGGGTAATTACCATCGTCTTGGTTCTTACACTCTTTGGTTCGGTCTGATTGACTCACTCTCTCTATTTCTCGTGTGTGTAGTATTGAAACGGTTATTTACAAGGAGATTCCACCACCAGAATGCTTGAAAACCGGGTTAGATTTCTTGAAGAAGCGGAAAGCACAAGTCCCGAGATCTTCTTCAGTCCTCAAGAACTCAACCCAAGCTCTCCGACTTATCACCGGTGCTGCTTCATCCAAGAAACAGCGACAGAAAAAATGAGAACTCTTAAATGATTCAAAATCCTTGTAGGCTTCTTCAATGCCGttgcattttttgtttttgtttaacaTTAAAACCAGCTTCATTTGATACTTCACTTCTACTGCCTGATGTGTTGGAGGTTTACTAAAATATATCAAGGCATCAAAATCATGTTTATATCAAGTTATTAATCCTAATATAATCTAAGTTTCCAAGCAAGCCATCTTGGTACAGAGACCACATAGAATCTTAATGTACATACTGTTCTGAATCAGTTCTGTGAACTTAGAAGA
Encoded proteins:
- the LOC130507083 gene encoding uncharacterized protein LOC130507083; protein product: MSDNKDHNSDSDSDGPPEEFTQEQAKVEDAALRKIQRDNKARVAREKKESRRHLAEKITPKKSRKIESFEEEEAEEEEEEEDPEALANKGFLSKDVIDFLAEREKPKNSSDFEEEEEETNKEHPRKKKLKSSGIETVIYKEIPPPECLKTGLDFLKKRKAQVPRSSSVLKNSTQALRLITGAASSKKQRQKK